Part of the Vulpes vulpes isolate BD-2025 chromosome 13, VulVul3, whole genome shotgun sequence genome, agcggtttggcgcctgcctttggcccagggcgccatcctggagacccgggatcgaatcccacgtcgggctcccggtgcatggagcctgcttctccctctgcctctgtctctgcctctctctctctctgtgtgactatcataaataaatacaaaaaaaaaaaaaaaaattaaaaaaaatgctacatgttaggggcacctggctggctcagtggttcggcgcctgcctttggctcaggtcgtgatccggggtcccgggatcgagtccctcctcgggctccctgcgaagagcctgcctctccctctgcctgggtctctgcctctctctctctttggtgaataaataaaatctataaaatctctctctccctctctctctccatattaAATATCTTTGTATTCTCTAATAAGTCATACAACTCTGTATATCAGTAAGATTAATATCTCCAATTTACTAAAGAAACCGACTCAGAAGGTCAAGTTTTAGTTCAAGATATTACAGGAAAAAGCTAACACACTCGTGAACTTCAGCTGTGAAAGCCGGGAGACGCGCCAGAGGCCTTTTGGACTCTTCAGGCCACCGTCGCTGGGTCCTCTCCGCCGCTTGTCCTTCTGCGCCTGCGCACTGCTCGGACGCCGTCCATTTCTGTTAGGAAGGACGTTAGGTTTGAGGTAGGTGTGAAGGTGAGTCGTGTTGCTTcgtgtcccacgtcagggtccatGTAGCTGCTGCGTCTTGTTGCCTGCTCCCGCTCTGTCTTGGAGTTGAGTTGTGCCCGCATCTGCGGTCGGGCCGCCTCGAACCTCTCCAGGGGTCGACCCCTGCACGCCCCGCCGCGGCTTGCGGAGGCCGACGGCCCGGCCGGGGGGCTGCAGAGGCGTGGAGGAAGCGGCAGGGACTGAGCGGCGGCCGGCGGGGGCCTGGGCTCCGCGGCGTACTTTCCCCCATCCAGCGTGACCTTGGTTGGGTCATTTGACTCGTCTGGCCCCAGGGTTTTCACTTTCTCCCGCAGCTGGTCGCATCCTAAGGGGCAGCGTAGGGGAAGGAGCAGTGTGTGCGCGCGGTCCGTGCCGTGTGGTGACGTCGCTGATTCGACTCGGGAAGCTGGAAAAGGGTCTGTGCCtcggggaggggcaggtgggcgTCTTGCAGCCTCCCAGCGCGCCACCCGGCCCAGGCGGCCGAGGGTCTGCGGGGCCGCGCCTCGGTCCGGTCACGAGGTGGAGGCCCCTGCTGGGCTCCTGCCGGAGTTAAAACAGCTTATCCCGTAACCTTGGAAAAATTACACGTCATCTCCGTGTGCCCTAGTTTTCTCGTCAATGAAATGGGAACAATGAGCCGATAGTAAATTCGTAGAAGAGTAACATGGCTGTAAATCCGTTTGCACTTGTCAGTCCAGAGCCACCGCTTATCTTAAGACTGTGGTTGGGAGATACtggttttctaatttttgctCCCCGGCTACTATTACTTATTGCAGTGACCTTGCTTATTTAGGGTAGTCATTCAGCCTGCTGgagggaaaaaacccaaaaccctgaAGCAGGCTAAGCCTTTAAACACCTCAGGCTTTGTGGGAGGAGTCATGCCTGTGCCCCTCTGAAGTGCATTGTGTCTTAAGAGTTCTGCAGATATCTGACTGTGTTctcagttgtttttattattttactatcaAGGAGAAGAACTACCATGACTTCAAGTGCTTTAACGAAACCTCAGATGCGAGGCCTTCTGGCCAAGCGTCTGCGATTTCATATCGTTGGAGCCTTCGCTGTATCCCTGGGGGTTGCAGCTTTTTATAAGGTATGTATGTTTGATTTTTTACTTTGGTCCATTTTTGGTtcaaaaatgtgtgttttaaatatgaaaatgtattttcataagTAGCCCTGAGTCTTTGAAAGAAGCTCCCTCTTTAATGtgctcccttctccttcctccgcTAGCTAGCTCCGAGTCAGGAAAATACCTCCTATTCCCTAGATAGCTTGTCCTCCATTTCTAAAAGCAGCTGTATTAATTTGCTAGGTCTGCCAAAGTAcaacaaactgggtggcttaaacaacttttatttattgttctggaggctagaaatccaagatcaatgTGGCTGCAAGGTTGATTTCTCTTGAagcctctccttggcttgtagatgggtTTCTCCCTTTGTCTTCACATTGGTCTCTGTgctaacatgtttttttttttaatctcctggTGTAAAGATGCTAAGCATATTAGATTAGAACTCACCgtacaaatttcattttaatttgcctCTTTAAAGACCTATCTCCAAATACTGTTAAATTCTGAGGTGCTAGGGGTTTAAGACTTTAGCACatgaattttggaaaacaaatcagTCCATAACAAAAGGATATAATTTTACCAAAGCAGAGGGATGAGGAAGGCAGTGTTTGGCAGCTTGAAGCATTTGTTGCCACAGAACTGCATTTTAATGCTGTACCTTTTGTGGGTTCTAACACATGACCTTTGGTGTttgatgtttttaagattttatttatttattcatgagagacagagagagagagagagaggcagagaagaagcaggctccatgcagggagcctgacatgggactcaatcccggatctccaggcgctaaaccgctcagccacccggctgccccctTTGGtggttttttaataaatgttttgtattatggtaaaatacacataaaatttagccatttttaagtgtacacttcggtggtattaaatacatttataatgttgTGTGGCCATCACCACAGTCCATCTCCATAActctttcatcttgtaaaacctgaaactatatcCATTAAACAACAAACCCATCTCTTTTCTACTCCCAGTCCATAAAACTAATATTTCAGTATCTTactttgactactctaggtacctcatataaatggaatcctacattattttgtctttttgtaactggcttatttcgGTTAGCATAATGACCCcagggttcatccatgtagtagtgtatgtcagaatttccttcctttttaagactgaataatattccattgtatgtctGTACTACATTTTGCTTATTAACTCAcctttgatggacacttaggttgcttccatgttttagctaTTGTAATGCTCCTATGAACATGGGTTAATTTTTTCAGTATATATTCAGAGGTGGAATgatagatcatatggtaattctatgtttaacttttcaagcaaccaccatactgttttctgtagtaCTGTCATACATTTTATATCcaattttgctgaatttatttattgattctaaCAGGTTTTTTCTGGGTGGaatatttagggttttctctaCATATATCATCTATAAACAGatgattttgcttcttcctttcccatttaaatgccttttatttctctttcttgcaaaAGTGCTCTGGCTAGAACTGTGTTGAATGGAAGTGACAAAAGTGGACATCCCATGGATTATGTTGAGATAGTTTCATTCTATTCTtagagtgtttttatcatgacaGGATATTGaatttgtcaagtgctttttctgcattgagattattgtggtttttattttcacttattctgTTAATGTATATTATATTGATGGATTTCTTTATGTTGAACCATTGTGTATTGAACCATCCATGCATTCCAGGAATATACCTCCCTTGGTAATGGTGTACAgtccttttaatatgctgctgaattcaatttgctagtttttgttaaagattttgtgTGTCAGTGTTCATAGGgaatattgatctgtagttttcttgtagtaTTTGTctagctttggtatcagggtaatgctggcctcataaaatgagttagtgTTTCCACTTCAGTTGCTTGGAAAGATTTCAGAAGGATTGATAATTTTTTGTAGGATTGACCAGTGAAATAATCAGATCCAGGGCTTTTCTTTATTAGGAATTAttttgattactggttcaatGTCCTTACTAGTTATAgctcagattttctctttctttgtgatttagTCTTGGTAGGTTTTGTGTTTgtgggaatttatccatttcctctaaGTTATCCAGTCTGTTGGTATATAGTTGTTATACTACCCTCTTAGAATCTGTAGTAATGTCTCcactttcattcctgattttagtaatttaaatCTTTTCCCCTTGCTTCTTAGCCCATCTTGCTAAAGGGCTGTCAATTATGTTGATGTTTTTGAAGAACCAGTTTTTGGCCttgttgatttctttcttttattttccccctagtctctgttttgttgatctctgctctatctaatcttttttttttttttaaagatttatttatttattcattcagagagagcgaagagagaggcagagacacaggcagagggagaagcaggctccatgcagggagcccgatgtgggacttgatcccgggtctccgggatcacaccctgggctgcaggcggcgctgaaccgctgcgccaccagggctgccctgctctaTCTAATCTTTATGGTTTCCTTCCTTCtagcttttggtttattttgttctttttctggtttcttaagTTGTAAtgttaggttgttgatttgagatctctc contains:
- the COX6C gene encoding cytochrome c oxidase subunit 6C, with translation MTSSALTKPQMRGLLAKRLRFHIVGAFAVSLGVAAFYKFAVAEPRKKAYADFYRNYDSMKDFEEMKKAGIFQSAK